The following are encoded in a window of Flavobacterium psychrotrophum genomic DNA:
- a CDS encoding UDP-2,3-diacylglucosamine diphosphatase — MKENPKIYFASDQHFGAPTAELSFPREQKFVAWLDEIKKDADVLFLLGDLFDFWFEYKTVVPRGFVRVLGKLAELKDSGIAIHFFIGNHDLWMEDYFQKELRIPVYRRPTEFTFNGKIFLIGHGDGLGPGDKGYKRMKKVFTNPFSKWLFRWLHPDIGVKLGQYLSVKNKLISGDEDVKFLGEDNEWLVLYSKRKLESKHYDYFIFGHRHLPMAIPLGPNAVYMNLGDWIGYFTYAVFNGETLELKEYKG; from the coding sequence ATGAAAGAAAACCCGAAAATATATTTTGCATCAGACCAGCACTTTGGCGCGCCAACGGCTGAACTTAGTTTTCCGCGTGAACAAAAATTTGTAGCCTGGCTTGATGAGATAAAAAAAGATGCCGACGTGCTTTTCCTGCTCGGCGACCTCTTTGATTTTTGGTTTGAATATAAAACCGTGGTACCGCGCGGCTTTGTGCGCGTATTGGGCAAACTGGCCGAACTGAAAGACAGCGGTATAGCAATACACTTTTTTATTGGCAACCACGACCTCTGGATGGAAGACTATTTCCAGAAAGAACTGCGCATACCTGTTTACCGCCGCCCAACGGAATTTACCTTTAACGGCAAAATCTTTTTGATAGGCCACGGCGACGGCTTAGGCCCCGGCGATAAAGGCTATAAACGTATGAAAAAAGTGTTTACCAACCCGTTTTCTAAATGGTTGTTCCGATGGCTGCACCCGGATATTGGCGTAAAGCTTGGGCAATACCTGTCAGTAAAAAATAAGCTGATATCGGGCGATGAAGATGTGAAATTTTTGGGCGAAGATAACGAGTGGCTGGTTTTGTACAGTAAACGCAAGCTCGAAAGCAAACACTACGATTATTTTATATTTGGCCACCGCCACCTGCCCATGGCGATACCTTTAGGGCCAAACGCTGTTTATATGAACCTGGGCGACTGGATAGGTTATTTTACCTACGCCGTTTTTAATGGAGAAACTTTAGAGTTAAAGGAGTACAAGGGGTAA
- a CDS encoding TonB-dependent receptor yields MRIYFTLLAILLAGSWCAHSQSVLSGKVTTLQNQPLDGAHIHIGQSLHAMSLPDGTYTLPNIPAGSHRLVASFIGFKTLDTLVDIYHNSILDIRLKPESTQLQEVVLTEGAVAKNTLHEQKLKTETIEKYSNATLGDALKEIAGVSTLKTGSTIVKPVINGLHSSRVPVFTNGVRLEDQQWGTEHAPNLDVNAAGKISVIKGAGALQYSGDAVGGLVLVEPANVLKDTLFGKTIITADSNGRGTTIASSLHKGTEKGWAWNAGGTFKYYGDREAPDYVLSNTGNREANFSGDIKYIASRYTLGASYSFYNATIGIAEATHIGNVADLVRAINGHEPTVIRPFTYNIGAPRQEVQHHIGKINYNRDLAAGETLNLQYAFQLNRREEFDLRRGALTNVAALDLTLVTHSVNADWKKETGDNTYKAGASAAYQHNDASPDTGIRPLIPNYSKIDAGAYGIFTHRFSNSLTGEAGLRYDFSHVDATKYYQVSRWNDLGYNDGSFNNIIVEDLGSQYLTKPTFTYHNISASLGIRKKLDEGLDLLGNVSLAMRNPNPSELFSDGLHHSNATIELGSLRTQKEQALKASATLLKTSGDFTFEVTPYVNSIHDFIYLQPTGVEYTIRGTFPVYRYRQTQALMAGADLHMGYSISNRWGYSFNGAYVYGQNTRDNLPLIDMPPVNITNTVRYTYKEWHSFFAEVRSESVVKQWRYPDYNFTAPVPVNGELVQTLVDISTPPSGYELLHFTTGVQFNLGKNVAAVNFSVYNLLNTSYRDYLNRQRLYTDEVSRNFQLQLKFNY; encoded by the coding sequence ATGCGAATTTATTTCACGCTTCTGGCTATCTTATTGGCCGGTAGCTGGTGCGCACATTCCCAGTCTGTACTAAGCGGGAAGGTTACCACCCTGCAAAACCAGCCGCTGGACGGCGCCCATATACACATAGGCCAGAGCCTGCACGCCATGAGCCTGCCCGACGGCACCTATACCCTGCCCAATATACCCGCCGGAAGCCACCGTCTTGTGGCCTCATTCATTGGCTTTAAAACTCTTGATACCCTTGTAGATATTTACCACAACAGCATACTGGACATTAGGCTTAAGCCCGAAAGCACCCAGTTGCAGGAGGTGGTACTTACTGAGGGTGCTGTGGCTAAAAACACCCTGCACGAGCAAAAGCTAAAGACCGAAACCATAGAGAAATACAGCAACGCCACACTGGGCGATGCGCTAAAAGAGATTGCCGGGGTAAGCACGCTTAAAACCGGGAGTACCATTGTAAAACCTGTTATTAATGGATTACACAGTAGTCGCGTGCCGGTTTTTACTAATGGTGTGCGCCTGGAAGACCAGCAGTGGGGTACTGAGCACGCGCCCAACCTGGACGTGAATGCTGCCGGAAAAATATCGGTAATTAAAGGTGCCGGCGCTCTGCAATACAGCGGCGATGCCGTGGGCGGATTGGTACTCGTAGAACCCGCGAATGTTTTAAAGGATACGCTTTTTGGTAAGACCATTATAACGGCAGACAGCAATGGCCGTGGCACTACCATAGCCAGCAGCCTGCATAAAGGTACCGAAAAAGGCTGGGCGTGGAATGCCGGCGGAACGTTTAAATATTATGGTGACCGCGAAGCTCCGGATTATGTGCTTTCTAATACCGGTAATCGCGAAGCTAACTTTTCGGGTGATATTAAATACATTGCCAGCCGTTATACATTAGGCGCATCGTACAGTTTTTATAACGCTACGATAGGCATTGCCGAAGCTACACATATAGGCAACGTGGCCGATTTGGTACGTGCCATCAACGGGCATGAGCCTACCGTTATACGTCCGTTTACATACAACATTGGTGCGCCACGCCAGGAGGTACAGCACCACATAGGCAAGATAAATTATAACCGCGACCTCGCCGCCGGCGAAACCCTTAACCTCCAATATGCCTTTCAGCTAAACAGGCGCGAGGAGTTTGACCTGCGTCGTGGTGCACTTACTAACGTTGCCGCGCTGGATCTTACACTGGTTACGCATTCTGTTAATGCCGACTGGAAAAAAGAAACCGGAGACAATACCTATAAAGCAGGTGCAAGCGCCGCCTACCAGCATAATGATGCCAGCCCCGACACCGGAATACGCCCCCTGATACCTAACTACTCCAAAATCGATGCCGGGGCCTATGGCATTTTTACCCACCGTTTTAGCAATTCCCTTACGGGAGAAGCCGGCCTGCGGTACGACTTTAGCCATGTAGATGCTACCAAGTACTACCAGGTTTCCCGCTGGAATGATTTGGGTTATAACGATGGCTCTTTCAATAATATAATCGTAGAAGATTTAGGATCGCAGTATCTTACCAAGCCAACGTTTACCTACCATAACATTTCGGCAAGCCTGGGCATACGCAAAAAACTGGATGAAGGCTTAGACCTGCTGGGCAATGTAAGCCTTGCCATGCGCAACCCTAACCCCAGCGAACTTTTTAGCGACGGCCTGCACCACAGCAATGCCACGATAGAACTGGGCAGCCTGCGTACCCAAAAAGAACAGGCACTTAAAGCATCGGCAACGCTGCTTAAAACTTCGGGCGATTTTACCTTTGAGGTTACGCCTTATGTAAACTCCATACACGATTTTATTTACCTGCAACCCACCGGGGTAGAATATACCATACGCGGTACATTCCCGGTATACCGCTATAGGCAAACGCAGGCACTTATGGCCGGTGCCGATTTGCACATGGGCTATAGCATAAGCAACCGCTGGGGCTACAGCTTTAACGGCGCTTATGTTTACGGGCAAAATACCCGCGATAACCTGCCCCTTATAGATATGCCGCCTGTAAACATTACAAACACAGTGCGCTATACCTATAAAGAATGGCATTCATTTTTTGCTGAAGTACGTAGCGAATCGGTAGTAAAGCAATGGCGTTATCCTGACTATAACTTTACTGCACCGGTACCGGTAAACGGCGAGCTTGTACAAACACTGGTAGACATCAGCACACCGCCATCGGGTTATGAATTGCTGCACTTTACCACAGGTGTACAATTTAACCTGGGTAAAAATGTAGCAGCGGTAAACTTCTCAGTTTATAACCTGCTTAATACCAGCTACCGCGACTATCTTAATCGCCAGCGCCTCTATACTGACGAGGTGAGCCGCAACTTTCAATTACAACTGAAGTTCAATTATTAA